A genomic segment from Ornithorhynchus anatinus isolate Pmale09 chromosome 16, mOrnAna1.pri.v4, whole genome shotgun sequence encodes:
- the LOC114817167 gene encoding LOW QUALITY PROTEIN: serine/threonine-protein kinase PDIK1L-like (The sequence of the model RefSeq protein was modified relative to this genomic sequence to represent the inferred CDS: inserted 3 bases in 3 codons; deleted 1 base in 1 codon) translates to MGANAPPSGLRLPTSPSPSDASLPRAEENAKSVKLRRTLQKRRQHGAGTLKMVSSQPKYDLIREVGRGSYGVVYEAVVRKTSARVAVKKIRCHAPENVELALREFWALSSIKSQHPNVIHLEECILQKDGMVQRMSHGSSSSLYLQLVETSLKGEIAFDPRSAYYLWFVMDFCDGXDMNEFLLSRKPNRKTNTSFMLQLSSALAFLHRNQIIHRDLKPDNILISQSRADSSDSEPTLKVADFGLSKVCSSASGQNPEEPVSVNKCFLSTACXTDFYMXPEVWEGHYTAKADIFALGIIIWAMVERITFVDTETKKELLGSYVRQGGEIVPVGEALLENPKMELLIPVKKKSMNAQMRQLIKEMLAANPQDRPDAFELELRLVQIAFKRAAGTRDGRVA, encoded by the exons ATGGGGGCCAATGCTCCCCCGTCCGGACTGcgcctccccaccagccccagcccctcggACGCCTCACTCCCCAGGGCGGAAGAAAATGCAAAAAGCGTTAAATTGCGGAGAACCCTGCAAAAGAGGCGGCAACACG GCGCCGGGACCTTGAAGATGGTGAGCAGCCAGCCGAAGTACGACCTAATCCGGGAGGTGGGCCGAGGAAGCTACGGCGTGGTGTACGAGGCGGTCGTCAGAAAGACCTCCGCCCGGGTGGCCGTGAAGAAAATCCGCTGCCACGCCCCGGAAAACGTCGAGCTGGCGCTGCGCGAATTCTGGGCGCTGAGCAGCATCAAGAGCCAGCACCCCAACGTCATCCACCTGGAGGAATGTATCCTGCAGAAAGACGGGATGGTGCAGAGGATGTCACACGGCTCCAGTTCTTCCCTCTACTTACAG CTGGTAGAGACGTCGCTCAAAGGAGAGATCGCCTTCGACCCCAGGAGCGCCTACTACCTGTGGTTCGTGATGGACTTCTGTGACG GGGACATGAACGAGTTTCTGCTGTCGCGGAAACCCAACCGCAAAACCAACACCAGCTTCATGCTGCAGCTGAGCAGCGCCCTGGCCTTCCTGCACAGGAACCAGATCATCCACCGCGACCTCAAGCCGGACAACATCCTCATCTCCCAGAGCCGGGCGGACTCCAGCGACTCGGAGCCGACGCTCAAGGTGGCCGACTTCGGGCTGAGCAAGGTCTGTTCCTCCGCCTCCGGGCAGAACCCGGAGGAGCCGGTCAGCGTGAACAAGTGCTTCCTGTCGACGGCCT GCACGGACTTCTACA GCCCCGAGGTGTGGGAGGGTCACTACACGGCCAAAGCGGACATCTTCGCCCTGGGGATCATCATCTGGGCCATGGTGGAGAGAATCACGTTCGTGGACACCGAGACCAAGAAGGAGCTCCTGGGCAGCTACGTGAGGCAGGGGGGCGAGATCGTCCCCGTCGGGGAGGCCCTCCTGGAGAACCCCAAGATGGAACTGCTCATCCCCGTCAAGAAGAAGTCGATGAACgcccagatgaggcagctgatcAAGGAGATGCTG GCCGCCaacccccaggaccggccggacGCTTTCGAGCTGGAGCTCCGTCTAGTCCAGATCGCCTTCAAGAGAGCGGCTGGGACACGTGACGGCCGGGTCGCGTGA